A genomic window from Macadamia integrifolia cultivar HAES 741 unplaced genomic scaffold, SCU_Mint_v3 scaffold1449, whole genome shotgun sequence includes:
- the LOC122063759 gene encoding 60S ribosomal protein L38-like, with translation PKQIHEIKDFLLTARRKDARSVKIKRSKDVVKFKVRCSKYLYTLCVFDSEKADKLKQSLPPGHYSLLFIMIV, from the coding sequence CCGAAGCAGATACATGAGATCAAGGATTTCCTTCTCACTGCGAGAAGGAAAGATGCACGGTCTGTTAAAATTAAGAGGAGCAAAGATGTGGTGAAGTTCAAGGTTCGTTGCTCCAAGTACCTGTACACGTTGTGTGTTTTTGACTCAGAGAAGGCTGATAAGCTGAAGCAGTCTCTTCCTCCAGGTCATTATAGCTTGTTGTTCATCATGATTGTTTGA